The following proteins come from a genomic window of Zonotrichia leucophrys gambelii isolate GWCS_2022_RI chromosome 4, RI_Zleu_2.0, whole genome shotgun sequence:
- the CHMP3 gene encoding charged multivesicular body protein 3: MGLFGKTPEKPPKELVNEWSLKIRKEMRVIDRQIRDIQREEEKVKRSIKDAAKKNQRDVCVILAKELVRSRRAVSKLYASKAHMNSVLMGMKNQLAVLRVAGSLQKSTEVMKAMQNLVKIPEIQATMRDLSKEMMKAGIIEEMLEDTFEGLEDQEEMEEEAEAEIDKILFEITAGALGKAPSKVTDALPEPEPMGAAAAAVDEEEDIEAMQSRLATLRS, encoded by the exons ATGGGGCTCTTCGGGAAGACCCCCGAGAAGCCGCCCAAGGAGCTG GTCAATGAATGGTCCTTGAAgataaggaaagaaatgagaGTGATAGACAGACAGATCAGAG ATAtccagagggaagaggagaaggtGAAGAGGTCCATAAAGGATGCTGCCAAAAAGAACCAGAGGGATGTGTGTGTGATCCTGGCCAAGGAGCTGGTCCGCTCTCGGAGGGCTGTAAGCAAACTCTATGCATCCAAAGCTCACATGAACTCAGTTCTCATGGGCATGAAGAACCAGCTTG CTGTCCTCAGAGTAGCAGGTTCACTGCAGAAGAGCACAGAAGTCATGAAAGCTATGCAAAATCTagtaaaaatcccagaaatccaaGCAACAATGAGGGACTTGTCCAAAGAGATGATGAAG GCTGGGATTATAGAGGAAATGCTGGAGGACACCTTTGAAGGCCTGGAGGatcaggaggagatggaggaggaagcTGAGGCAGAAATTGACAAAATCCTTTTTGAAATTACAGCTG GGGCCTTGGGTAAAGCTCCCAGTAAAGTGACAGATGCTCTGCCAGAGCCCGAGCCCATGGGGGCAGCAGCGGCTGCCgtggatgaggaggaggacatCGAGGCCATGCAGTCCCGGCTGGCCACCCTGAGGAGCTAG
- the RNF103 gene encoding E3 ubiquitin-protein ligase RNF103, whose protein sequence is MWVKLCCLLLYFLALFVLARVFEAVAWYESGFLATQLVDPVALSFRKLRTILECRGLGHSGLPEKKDVRELVEKSGDLMEGELYSALKEEEASESVSSTNFSGEMHFYELVEDTKDGIWLVQVIANDRSPLVGKVHWEKMVKKVSRFGIRTGTFNCSSDPRYCKRRGWLKSTLIMSVPQTSTSKGKVMLKEYNGRRIEVEHIFKWITAHAASRIKTIYNSEHLKEEWNKSDQYRVKIYLFANLDQPPAFFSALSVKFTGRVEFIFVNVENWDNKSYMAEIGIYKTPSYILRTPEGIYRYGNNTGEFISLRAMDSFLRSLQPEVNDLFVLSLVLVNLMAWMDLFITQGATIKRFVVLISTLGTYNSLLIISWLPVLGFLQLPYLDSFYEYSLKLFRYSNTTTLASWVRADWMFYSSHPALFLSTYLGHGLLIDYFEKKRRRNNNTDEVNANNLEWLSSLWDWYTSYLFHPIASFQHFPFDSDWDEDPDLFLERLAFPDLWLHPLIPTDYIKNLPMWRFQCLSAHSDEETLETFPDSESDSDSENREAFSSDRELSEDDELSTCHRCREGGVDACSCASHSCHHGPWERRARSYSSYSSAGDLEPDWSAWPSGMLHCTECVVCLENFAKGCLLMGLPCGHVFHQNCIMKWLAGGRHCCPVCRWASYKKKQPYTHPQPLSSEPPS, encoded by the exons ATGTGGGTGAAgctgtgctgtttgctgctctACTTCCTGGCGCTCTTCGTGCTGGCCCGGGTGTTCGAGGCCGTGGCGTGGTACGAGAGCGGCTTCCTCGCCACGCAGCTGGTGGACCCGGTGGCGCTGAGCTTCAGGAAGCTGCGGACCATCCTGGAGTGCCGCGGGCTGGGGCACTCGGGGCTGCCCGAGAAGAAGGATGTGCGGGAGCTGGTGGAGAAGTCAG GAGACCTCATGGAAGGAGAGCTTTATTCAGCTCTCAAGGAGGAAGAGGCCTCTGAATCGGTTTCCAGTACAAACTTCAGTGGTGAAATGCATTTCTATGAGCTTGTAGAAGACACAAAAGATGGGATCTGGCTGGTACAG GTCATAGCAAATGACAGAAGCCCACTGGTGGGTAAAGTCCACTGGGAGAAAATGGTGAAGAAAGTCTCGAGATTCGGCATCCGTACTGGCACTTTCAACTGCTCCAGTGACCCCAG ATACTGCAAGAGGAGGGGTTGGCTGAAATCCACCCTCATTATGTCTGTTCCACAAACCAGCACCTCCAAGGGCAAAGTGATGCTGAAGGAATACAACGGGCGCAGGATCGAAGTGGAGCACATCTTCAAATGGATCACAGCCCACGCTGCCTCTCGCATCAAAACCATCTACAACTCTGAGCATTTGAAAGAAGAATGGAACAAAAGTGACCAGTACAGGGTGAAAATTTATCTCTTTGCCAACCTTGACCAGCCTCCGGCCTTCTTCTCTGCACTGAGTGTAAAGTTTACTGGGAGAGTAGAGTTTATTTTTGTCAACGTGGAAAACTGGGACAATAAAAGTTACATGGCAGAAATTGGTATCTACAAGACACCATCGTATATACTGAGGACTCCTGAGGGGATTTACAGGTATGGAAACAACACTGGTGAATTTATATCACTGCGTGCCATGGATTCCTTTTTGCGCTCGTTGCAGCCAGAAGTTAAcgatttatttgttttaagtTTAGTTTTGGTTAATCTGATGGCTTGGATGGACCTGTTTATTACACAAGGCGCCACTATAAAGCGTTTTGTGGTTCTTATAAGCACTTTAGGGACGTATAATTCACTATTAATTATTTCCTGGCTCCCAGTGTTAGGTTTTTTGCAACTACCCTACTTAGACAGCTTTTATGAGTACAGTTTAAAACTCTTCAGGTACTCGAACACAACTACTTTGGCTTCTTGGGTGAGGGCAGATTGGATGTTCTACTCCTCTCATCCagccctgttcctcagcacGTACCTTGGCCATGGTTTACTAATCGATTACTTTGAGAAGAAGCGAAGGCGCAATAACAACACGGATGAAGTAAATGCCAACAATCTGGAGTGGCTCTCGAGCCTGTGGGACTGGTACACCAGCTACCTGTTTCATCCCATTGCTTCTTTTCAACACTTCCCTTTTGACTCAGACTGGGATGAAGACCCGGATTTGTTCTTGGAGCGGTTGGCCTTCCCCGATCTCTGGCTTCACCCTCTGATACCAACTGATTATATAAAAAACTTGCCCATGTGGAGGTTTCAGTGCCTCAGCGCCCATTCCGACGAGGAAACGCTGGAAACCTTTCCAGACAGCGAAAGTGACTCTGACAGTGAGAACAGAGAGGCCTTCAGCAGCGACAGGGAGCTCTCGGAGGACGATGAGCTGAGCACGTGCCACAGGTGCCGTGAAGGAGGTGTGGAtgcctgttcctgtgccagCCACTCTTGTCACCACGGGCCGTGGGAGCGCAGAGCCAGGTCCTACAGCTCGTACAGCTCCGCGGGCGACCTGGAGCCAGACTGGTCAGCCTGGCCCTCCGGCATGTTGCACTGTACGGAATGTGTGGTGTGTCTAGAAAATTTTGCAAAGGGCTGCCTGCTGATGGGCCTGCCCTGCGGCCACGTGTTCCACCAGAATTGCATCATGAAGTGGCTGGCGGGCGGGCGGCACTGCTGTCCCGTCTGCAGGTGGGCGTCCTACAAGAAAAAGCAGCCATACACACACCCGCAGCCTTTGTCGAGCGAGCCCCCGTCTTAG